The proteins below come from a single Salinilacihabitans rarus genomic window:
- a CDS encoding ArsR/SmtB family transcription factor — translation MEKALWYLLVGTRGGENRARIIAALDERPRNANQLAECLDVDYNTVRHHLEMLQKHDVIESGGDEYGKLYFLTDRFERHREEFETVLEAM, via the coding sequence ATGGAGAAGGCACTCTGGTATCTCCTCGTCGGCACTCGCGGCGGCGAGAACCGTGCGCGGATCATCGCCGCTCTCGACGAGCGACCCCGGAACGCCAACCAACTCGCGGAGTGCCTCGACGTCGACTACAACACGGTGAGACACCACCTCGAAATGTTACAGAAACACGACGTGATCGAATCCGGCGGCGACGAGTACGGGAAGTTGTACTTCCTGACCGATCGGTTCGAGCGCCACCGCGAGGAGTTCGAAACCGTGCTGGAGGCGATGTGA
- a CDS encoding glycerophosphodiester phosphodiesterase: protein MRLIAHRGFAAAAPENTVAALRSAAERADAVEFDVRRCGSGELVVVHDETVDRVTDGTGAVADLTLEELRSLTVGRSDERIPTLDEVLAALPPGVDVNLEVKAVGVAADVLDALDGVDNRVVVTSFLLPELRAVRDLDPEQPTGLLAGRSLDHPVTTAVELDCDVLGASSRRCLGTRLVSRAKHLGLEVHAWDVEKRLTATLLGLRGVDYVSSDRPLRL from the coding sequence ATGCGGCTCATCGCCCACCGCGGCTTCGCGGCCGCGGCCCCGGAGAACACCGTCGCGGCGCTCCGGTCGGCGGCCGAGCGCGCCGACGCCGTCGAGTTCGACGTCCGCCGCTGTGGCTCGGGCGAACTCGTCGTCGTCCACGACGAGACGGTCGACCGCGTCACCGACGGCACCGGCGCGGTCGCCGACCTCACACTGGAGGAGTTGCGCTCGCTGACCGTCGGCCGCTCGGACGAGCGAATTCCGACGCTCGACGAGGTCCTCGCGGCGCTCCCGCCGGGGGTCGACGTCAACCTCGAAGTGAAGGCCGTCGGCGTCGCCGCGGACGTCCTCGACGCGCTCGACGGGGTCGACAACCGCGTCGTCGTCACCTCGTTCCTGCTCCCCGAACTGCGCGCCGTCCGGGACCTCGACCCCGAGCAACCGACGGGGCTGCTGGCCGGTCGCAGCCTCGACCACCCGGTGACGACCGCGGTCGAACTCGACTGCGACGTCCTCGGGGCGAGTTCCCGTCGCTGTCTCGGGACGCGGCTCGTCTCCCGGGCGAAGCACCTCGGGCTCGAAGTCCACGCCTGGGACGTCGAGAAGCGACTGACGGCGACGCTGCTCGGGCTACGCGGCGTCGACTACGTCTCCTCGGACCGGCCGCTCCGGCTGTAA
- a CDS encoding NADPH:quinone reductase produces MRAVRFHEHGGPEVLRVDEVDRPEPDDDEVLIAVEAAAVNPVDTYFREGSYQPGDLPWIPGSDVAGVVEAVGEAVTRFEPGDRVFGTGLGKDHQGTCAEFVAAPADLLAHLPDGVGFDVGAALGVAGGTAWRALIQYAGLEPAERCLIHGGSGGVGHAAVQVAAAAGAAVTATAAPEYHADLEALGADAVVDYARDDLADAVREAGEPDVILDHRLDDYLQFDADVAAQGARVVGIGNTRPEAGFTNVPAARATELRIQLMVLFNAPDMAGILERLARLLAAGDLTAEVARTYNLEAVDEAQRAVMEDSFLGKLVVEP; encoded by the coding sequence ATGCGCGCCGTTCGATTCCACGAACACGGCGGACCGGAGGTACTGCGAGTTGACGAGGTCGACCGGCCGGAACCCGACGACGACGAGGTGCTGATCGCCGTCGAGGCGGCGGCGGTCAACCCCGTCGACACCTACTTCCGCGAGGGGTCGTACCAGCCCGGCGACCTGCCGTGGATTCCGGGCAGCGACGTCGCCGGCGTCGTCGAGGCCGTCGGCGAGGCCGTGACGCGCTTCGAGCCCGGCGACCGGGTGTTCGGCACCGGACTCGGGAAGGACCACCAGGGGACGTGCGCCGAGTTCGTCGCCGCGCCGGCGGACCTCCTCGCGCACCTCCCGGACGGCGTCGGCTTCGACGTCGGCGCCGCCCTCGGCGTCGCCGGCGGTACCGCCTGGCGGGCGCTGATCCAGTACGCGGGGCTCGAACCGGCCGAGCGGTGCCTGATCCACGGCGGTAGCGGCGGCGTCGGCCACGCCGCCGTTCAGGTCGCGGCCGCGGCGGGCGCGGCGGTGACGGCGACCGCCGCGCCCGAGTACCACGCCGACCTCGAGGCCCTCGGCGCGGACGCCGTCGTCGACTACGCGCGAGACGACCTCGCGGACGCGGTCCGGGAGGCGGGCGAACCCGACGTGATCCTCGACCACCGGCTCGACGACTACCTGCAGTTCGACGCGGACGTCGCCGCGCAGGGCGCACGCGTCGTCGGCATCGGGAACACGCGGCCCGAGGCGGGCTTTACGAACGTCCCGGCCGCGCGGGCGACGGAACTGCGGATCCAGCTGATGGTGCTGTTCAACGCGCCGGACATGGCGGGCATCCTGGAGCGGCTGGCGCGGCTGCTGGCCGCGGGCGACCTCACCGCGGAGGTCGCCCGCACCTACAATCTGGAGGCGGTCGACGAGGCCCAGCGGGCCGTGATGGAGGACAGTTTCCTCGGGAAACTCGTCGTCGAGCCGTAG
- a CDS encoding molybdopterin-dependent oxidoreductase, with amino-acid sequence MLTERLRGGEFPSRTDFLFAVLAGGTGVAGSYAVAGYTRRFVVAPIDAAVVRLTPGEIVAFVIQNVGEQGHLLHVGLSLVVATGLLAATALGGRYAARRVGRPVVGGGLACVLAWGLTVSITAEPVLAVGAAGPVAAFTTAGAVPLAASGRDPSRRRVLVASASALTFLGISIGLGRSTAPGKPATGETGEIDEEVSTLLQEAEAKSLDIRGDVPGLVSTFDEFYNVDIATFDPTLSPEDWSLTITGEVDDDVTVSFDELTDMPTERRFVTLRCVGETLNGRKLDNAVWTGTPIKPLLEEADPGGECGCAMVHAADDYFVQFPIEALEDGFLAWEMNGRPLPRSHGHPVRVLIPGHWGETNVKWLTEIELLDEEIDGYWEQRGWHGTGPVNTVAKLWSDATLDDGNVEVAGHAYAGTRGIESVEVSIDAGETWRDAELSDPLPGDDVWRQWRYEFEADGTHDVVVRAIDGEGTLQPEAPSEAFPSGATGWVSKTVGERPPN; translated from the coding sequence ATGCTGACCGAGCGCCTCCGAGGCGGCGAGTTCCCCTCACGTACCGACTTCCTGTTCGCCGTACTCGCCGGAGGTACGGGCGTCGCGGGATCGTACGCGGTCGCAGGGTACACGAGACGGTTCGTCGTCGCACCGATCGATGCCGCGGTCGTCCGGCTGACGCCCGGAGAGATCGTCGCGTTCGTGATTCAGAACGTCGGCGAACAGGGACACCTCCTGCACGTTGGCCTGTCCCTCGTCGTCGCGACCGGATTGCTCGCGGCCACCGCACTGGGTGGACGCTACGCTGCTCGACGAGTCGGCCGGCCCGTGGTCGGCGGTGGCCTGGCCTGCGTCCTCGCGTGGGGCCTGACCGTCTCGATTACTGCAGAGCCGGTACTCGCGGTCGGTGCCGCTGGACCCGTGGCGGCGTTTACCACCGCTGGCGCTGTGCCGCTGGCCGCTTCCGGACGGGACCCGTCGCGACGGCGCGTCCTCGTCGCGAGCGCGAGTGCCCTCACCTTCCTCGGTATCTCTATCGGCCTCGGCCGGTCGACGGCTCCCGGCAAGCCCGCCACCGGCGAGACGGGGGAGATCGACGAAGAGGTATCCACGCTTCTACAGGAGGCCGAAGCGAAGTCCCTCGACATCCGTGGCGACGTCCCGGGACTCGTGAGTACGTTCGACGAGTTCTACAACGTCGACATAGCGACGTTCGATCCGACCCTCTCGCCCGAGGACTGGTCGCTGACGATCACCGGCGAAGTCGACGACGACGTGACAGTTTCCTTCGACGAACTGACGGACATGCCCACCGAGCGACGGTTCGTTACGCTCCGGTGTGTCGGCGAGACCCTGAACGGCCGGAAACTGGACAACGCCGTCTGGACCGGGACGCCGATCAAACCACTCCTGGAGGAGGCCGACCCCGGGGGTGAGTGTGGCTGTGCAATGGTTCACGCGGCGGACGATTACTTCGTCCAGTTCCCGATCGAGGCCCTCGAGGACGGCTTCCTCGCGTGGGAGATGAACGGCCGGCCTCTCCCCCGGTCCCACGGTCATCCGGTGCGCGTTCTGATCCCCGGACACTGGGGCGAGACGAACGTCAAGTGGCTCACCGAGATCGAACTTCTGGACGAGGAGATAGACGGCTACTGGGAACAGCGCGGGTGGCACGGGACCGGCCCGGTGAACACCGTCGCCAAACTCTGGAGCGACGCCACGCTCGACGATGGAAACGTCGAGGTCGCCGGCCACGCGTACGCCGGGACGCGTGGCATCGAGAGCGTGGAAGTCTCGATAGACGCGGGGGAAACCTGGCGGGACGCGGAACTCTCGGACCCGCTCCCCGGGGACGACGTGTGGCGACAGTGGCGGTACGAGTTCGAAGCCGACGGCACTCACGACGTCGTGGTGCGAGCGATCGACGGCGAGGGAACCCTTCAGCCCGAAGCGCCGTCGGAGGCGTTCCCGAGCGGTGCGACCGGGTGGGTCTCGAAGACGGTAGGGGAACGACCCCCGAATTGA
- a CDS encoding SDR family oxidoreductase, translated as MSVSYDFEGTVAVITGASGALGSAAVETFLAAGATVCAVDVVEPDAEDALLDPDAGHHFYETDLTDESAVEELIESVVDDHGGIDHLLNVAGTWRGGSHVEETDLEEFEFLVDVNLKTAFLASKHALPHLQAREGAIVSVSARSSLEGGAGDGPYRITKAGIRLLTETLAEENTGTVRANCVLPSVIDTPANREMLPDADHDAWVQPREIADVMAVLCSDAAAATSGAAVPVYGEA; from the coding sequence ATGTCAGTCTCGTACGACTTCGAGGGGACGGTCGCGGTGATCACCGGCGCGAGCGGCGCGCTCGGCAGCGCCGCCGTCGAGACGTTTCTGGCGGCCGGCGCGACGGTCTGTGCCGTCGACGTGGTCGAACCCGACGCCGAGGACGCGCTCCTCGATCCGGACGCCGGCCACCACTTCTACGAGACCGACCTCACCGACGAGTCGGCGGTCGAGGAACTGATCGAATCGGTCGTCGACGACCACGGCGGGATCGACCACCTGCTGAACGTCGCGGGGACGTGGCGCGGCGGCAGCCACGTCGAGGAGACCGACCTCGAGGAGTTCGAGTTCCTCGTGGACGTGAACCTGAAGACGGCGTTTCTGGCGTCGAAACACGCCCTCCCGCACCTGCAGGCACGCGAGGGGGCGATCGTCAGCGTCAGCGCGCGCTCGTCGCTCGAAGGCGGCGCGGGCGACGGCCCCTACCGGATCACGAAGGCCGGCATCCGCCTGCTGACCGAGACCCTCGCCGAGGAGAATACGGGCACCGTGCGCGCGAACTGCGTGCTGCCGAGCGTGATCGACACGCCGGCCAACCGGGAGATGCTGCCCGACGCCGACCACGACGCGTGGGTCCAGCCCCGGGAGATCGCCGACGTGATGGCCGTCCTGTGTAGCGACGCGGCGGCGGCCACGAGCGGCGCGGCCGTGCCGGTCTACGGCGAGGCGTGA
- a CDS encoding DUF309 domain-containing protein, giving the protein MDEHTRDPTVEPPPGNPTGWLASAGRWEHDTLRRATVHGVRLYNAGAFHESHDCFESEWYNYGAGTTESAFAHGMVQVAAGAYKHFDFENDDGMRSLFETALQYLHGVPNDYYGVDLLDVRTTLTNALADPTVLDGWRIELDGERPEARPGDYEHAERLE; this is encoded by the coding sequence ATGGACGAGCACACCCGCGACCCGACGGTCGAACCGCCGCCGGGGAATCCGACGGGGTGGCTCGCGTCCGCGGGCCGCTGGGAGCACGACACCCTCCGCCGGGCGACGGTCCACGGCGTCCGCCTGTACAACGCCGGCGCGTTCCACGAATCACACGACTGTTTCGAATCGGAGTGGTACAACTACGGGGCCGGAACCACCGAAAGCGCCTTCGCTCACGGAATGGTGCAGGTCGCGGCGGGCGCGTACAAGCACTTCGACTTCGAGAACGACGACGGGATGCGGAGCCTCTTCGAGACGGCGTTGCAGTACCTCCACGGCGTCCCGAACGACTACTACGGTGTCGACCTGCTCGACGTGCGAACCACGCTCACGAACGCGCTAGCCGATCCAACCGTGTTAGACGGGTGGCGAATCGAACTCGACGGGGAGCGACCGGAAGCGAGACCGGGGGATTACGAACACGCCGAACGCCTCGAATGA